Proteins from a genomic interval of Symmachiella macrocystis:
- a CDS encoding MBL fold metallo-hydrolase: MLNNLPLKTLEFKGLTIEGYSRAAVQSYWRIPELKLGFDLGGSPWEFMGTSTFFVSHCHLDHLAAIPVYVARRRMMKMEPPTIYLPADMVDQVRRMLQAWQRLDRGRMLCDLVGVRPGDEFEISREHVVTVFETVHTVSSVGFIVWDRRRKLKAEYQGLPGDQIRDLRLKGEDVTREIRYPLVCYTGDTAPPGLDNDVATYEARVLITEMTFFRPEHRKEKIHKFGHMHLDDLIARAEKFQNELIIVAHFSTRYHEKEIRRAVEKRLPAKLKDRFHLWL; this comes from the coding sequence ATGCTGAATAATCTGCCGCTGAAAACATTGGAATTCAAGGGACTGACCATCGAGGGCTATTCCCGCGCTGCTGTCCAAAGTTACTGGCGAATTCCCGAACTCAAACTCGGCTTCGACCTAGGTGGCAGCCCTTGGGAATTCATGGGCACCTCAACGTTTTTCGTCTCGCATTGCCACCTGGACCACCTAGCCGCAATACCAGTCTATGTCGCGCGGCGGCGGATGATGAAGATGGAACCGCCCACGATCTATCTTCCCGCGGACATGGTCGATCAAGTGCGGCGGATGTTGCAGGCTTGGCAACGCCTCGACCGGGGACGCATGTTGTGCGACTTGGTCGGCGTGCGTCCGGGCGATGAATTCGAGATTTCACGCGAGCATGTGGTCACCGTATTCGAGACGGTCCACACCGTCTCCTCGGTCGGCTTTATCGTGTGGGATCGTCGCCGCAAACTGAAAGCCGAATATCAAGGCCTCCCCGGCGATCAGATTCGCGATCTCCGTTTGAAAGGCGAAGATGTGACGCGGGAGATCCGCTATCCGCTCGTCTGCTACACGGGAGACACAGCTCCGCCCGGACTCGACAACGACGTGGCCACCTACGAAGCCCGCGTGCTGATCACGGAGATGACCTTCTTTCGCCCCGAGCATCGTAAGGAAAAAATCCACAAGTTCGGACACATGCATCTGGACGATCTAATCGCCCGCGCCGAGAAGTTCCAAAACGAACTGATCATCGTGGCGCATTTCAGCACGCGGTATCACGAAAAAGAGATCCGCCGCGCGGTCGAAAAGCGATTGCCCGCGAAGCTAAAAGACCGCTTCCACCTCTGGCTATAA
- a CDS encoding Gfo/Idh/MocA family protein translates to MVRIGIIGLGFMGMTHFEGAKKVDGAKVTAIATRNPAKLAGDWTSIQGNFGPRGGQVDLSDVKTYSDYHELLADPDIDLVDICLPLDQHETVTLEAIAAGKAVIVEKAIALDIAAADRMVEAARAAGRLFMVAHVLPFFPEFKFAADAIMSGKYGKLRAAHFRRMISKPDWSDDMADPAKTGGPGIDLHIHDTHFIGWVCGTPKAVQSRGILEDGYAQYLNTQYLFDDPELTVSSVSGGISAAAMPFAHGFEIYLEKATLVYDFATLGSEPTLSQPLTVLHADGTVEVPQLDGDDEWCAAFTAELQVAVDAVRSGEEPRLLSGALARDALKLCHCEAQSIATGQPVSMDGDA, encoded by the coding sequence ATGGTACGGATAGGAATCATCGGACTCGGTTTCATGGGCATGACGCACTTTGAAGGTGCAAAAAAAGTCGACGGCGCAAAAGTCACTGCCATCGCCACCAGAAACCCCGCTAAACTCGCCGGCGATTGGACCAGCATTCAAGGCAACTTCGGCCCCCGCGGCGGACAGGTCGATCTGTCCGACGTCAAAACCTATTCCGACTACCACGAACTGCTGGCCGACCCCGATATCGATCTCGTCGACATCTGCCTGCCACTCGATCAGCATGAAACCGTCACGCTCGAAGCGATCGCGGCCGGGAAAGCAGTCATCGTTGAAAAGGCGATCGCCCTGGATATAGCCGCCGCCGACCGTATGGTCGAAGCCGCCCGCGCCGCCGGTCGGCTATTCATGGTGGCCCACGTGTTGCCGTTTTTCCCTGAATTCAAATTCGCCGCCGACGCCATCATGAGTGGCAAATACGGCAAACTGCGAGCCGCGCATTTTCGCCGGATGATCTCCAAGCCAGACTGGTCGGATGACATGGCCGATCCGGCCAAAACCGGCGGACCGGGCATCGACTTGCACATTCATGATACGCATTTCATCGGCTGGGTCTGCGGAACCCCCAAAGCGGTGCAGTCGCGGGGAATCTTAGAAGACGGCTACGCGCAGTACCTCAACACGCAGTACCTGTTCGACGATCCCGAATTGACCGTCAGTAGTGTCAGTGGCGGCATCTCAGCCGCGGCAATGCCCTTTGCCCACGGTTTCGAAATCTATCTGGAAAAAGCGACGTTGGTTTATGATTTCGCTACGCTGGGAAGCGAACCAACACTCAGCCAGCCGCTTACCGTGCTGCACGCGGACGGAACGGTCGAAGTCCCACAACTCGATGGCGACGATGAGTGGTGCGCCGCCTTTACCGCCGAACTGCAGGTCGCCGTCGACGCTGTCCGCAGCGGCGAAGAACCCCGTCTGCTCTCCGGCGCACTCGCCCGCGATGCCCTCAAACTTTGCCACTGTGAAGCCCAGAGCATCGCCACCGGACAACCGGTTTCCATGGACGGTGACGCCTAG
- the csrA gene encoding carbon storage regulator CsrA: MLVLSRKTGERILIGDDVAITVIRVGPNAVRLGFDAPKHMNIVREELCVEIESSDSFDSTPRTDGFAAAG, from the coding sequence ATGCTTGTTCTGTCACGCAAGACGGGAGAGCGAATTCTGATTGGGGACGACGTCGCGATTACGGTCATCCGTGTGGGGCCGAATGCAGTGCGACTAGGATTTGACGCCCCCAAGCATATGAATATCGTACGTGAAGAATTGTGCGTCGAAATCGAGTCATCCGATTCATTCGACTCGACACCGCGTACCGATGGATTCGCCGCAGCCGGTTAA
- a CDS encoding PP2C family protein-serine/threonine phosphatase has translation MAKKFRWGAKSITNKRDNNEDRFMIDPDGRYFIVADGMGGQAAGERASEMASEIVPVELEKRLEFKDESPETVESAIKDAISHANADIMTLAAIDVNSLNMGTTIVLAVAVGESLYVAGVGDSRVYRFADDKLLQLTKDHSLTQALVDAGTISEEDAKTHRFKNVLHRYLGSKEGNNGAEVKMLPLTTGHRYLLCSDGVNEGVEDDQIAEILKRCAEPQEAADELVKASQDGGANDNITCVVVYVD, from the coding sequence GTGGCAAAAAAATTCCGCTGGGGTGCCAAGAGCATCACCAATAAACGGGATAACAATGAAGACCGGTTCATGATCGATCCCGATGGGCGGTATTTCATTGTCGCCGACGGTATGGGTGGTCAAGCCGCCGGGGAACGCGCCAGTGAAATGGCTTCAGAAATCGTTCCCGTGGAATTGGAAAAACGTCTTGAGTTCAAAGACGAGTCGCCGGAAACCGTCGAATCGGCGATCAAAGACGCGATCAGCCACGCAAACGCCGACATCATGACGCTTGCGGCAATCGACGTGAATTCGCTCAACATGGGGACGACCATTGTCTTGGCGGTCGCCGTGGGCGAATCGTTGTATGTGGCGGGAGTGGGCGACAGTCGGGTTTATCGATTTGCCGACGACAAGCTACTGCAATTGACCAAAGACCATTCGCTCACACAGGCGCTGGTCGATGCGGGAACCATCTCCGAAGAAGATGCAAAGACACATCGGTTCAAGAACGTGTTGCATCGCTATTTGGGATCCAAAGAAGGGAACAACGGCGCAGAAGTCAAAATGCTGCCGTTGACCACCGGGCATCGCTATCTACTGTGTAGCGACGGCGTGAACGAAGGCGTGGAGGATGATCAGATTGCTGAGATTCTGAAGCGTTGTGCCGAACCACAGGAAGCCGCCGACGAGTTGGTAAAAGCCTCGCAAGACGGCGGCGCCAACGACAACATCACTTGCGTGGTGGTCTACGTGGACTGA
- a CDS encoding DUF1501 domain-containing protein, with protein MMNLEGAGRVQTCDGVSRRDFLQVGSLGALGLGMSEMAALEAQGAVAQDKDVNGIMLFNLGAPSQLDTWDMKPDAPAEIRGPFQPIQTAAEGVLISEMFPQMAKIADKVSFVRSVYHTAAAVHDTGHQMMQTGRLFRGGLESPHVGCTLGFMKGRRGDLPPHVVIPELMGRTGGNLPHGQEAGYLGKQHDAFVLNADPSVKDFKVPDLLPPTDLPAVRTDRRQKLRSLVDQNVAKFESAPRAQLLDKNFEQAYRLMTSTQAREAFDLNQEPDSVRDRYGRTRFGQSCLLARRLVERGVRFVTVNTFLTVFGEITWDIHGSKPFTSIEGMKKIVAPSFDQGYSALIEDLDQRGMLANTVVSSLAEFGRTPKVNPAGGRDHWPQCWTVFFAGGGIQGGRVVGASDDTGGYPADRPVNPAEIAATIYEALGIDLEHLLPGPQGRPIPVVDSGVRAVRELFA; from the coding sequence ATGATGAACCTAGAAGGCGCCGGACGCGTTCAAACGTGTGACGGTGTGTCGCGACGCGATTTTTTGCAAGTGGGATCATTGGGCGCGCTTGGGTTGGGCATGTCGGAAATGGCGGCGCTTGAGGCGCAAGGCGCGGTCGCTCAAGATAAAGACGTCAACGGCATCATGCTGTTCAATTTGGGAGCGCCGAGCCAGCTCGATACCTGGGACATGAAGCCCGATGCGCCTGCAGAGATTCGCGGCCCGTTTCAGCCGATTCAAACGGCGGCTGAGGGAGTTTTGATCTCCGAGATGTTTCCGCAGATGGCGAAGATCGCGGATAAGGTTTCGTTCGTCCGCAGCGTATACCACACGGCTGCCGCCGTCCACGATACCGGACACCAGATGATGCAAACGGGACGCTTGTTCCGTGGCGGATTGGAATCGCCGCACGTGGGATGCACGTTGGGTTTCATGAAGGGGCGACGCGGCGACTTGCCGCCGCACGTTGTCATTCCCGAACTGATGGGCCGCACCGGCGGCAATCTGCCGCACGGGCAAGAGGCGGGATATTTGGGCAAACAGCATGATGCGTTCGTGCTGAATGCCGATCCTTCGGTCAAGGATTTTAAAGTCCCCGACTTGTTGCCACCGACGGATCTACCCGCCGTGCGGACGGATCGTCGGCAGAAGTTGCGTTCGTTGGTGGATCAGAACGTAGCTAAGTTCGAATCCGCTCCACGGGCGCAGTTGTTGGACAAAAATTTCGAGCAAGCGTATCGCCTGATGACGTCGACTCAGGCGCGTGAGGCGTTTGATTTGAATCAAGAACCGGACTCGGTTCGCGATCGTTATGGGCGGACGCGGTTTGGTCAGAGTTGTCTGTTGGCGCGAAGGTTGGTGGAGCGCGGCGTGCGATTTGTGACAGTCAATACATTCCTAACCGTCTTTGGAGAAATCACCTGGGACATCCACGGTTCGAAGCCGTTTACGTCGATTGAGGGGATGAAGAAGATCGTCGCTCCCAGTTTCGATCAAGGGTACTCGGCGTTGATCGAAGACCTGGATCAGCGCGGGATGTTGGCGAACACGGTGGTTTCGTCTTTAGCAGAATTTGGACGGACGCCGAAAGTGAATCCTGCGGGGGGACGTGACCACTGGCCGCAATGTTGGACGGTGTTCTTTGCCGGCGGCGGCATTCAAGGGGGACGCGTCGTGGGGGCCAGTGACGACACGGGCGGCTACCCGGCCGATCGTCCGGTGAATCCCGCTGAGATCGCGGCGACGATTTATGAAGCGCTCGGCATTGATCTGGAGCACTTGCTTCCCGGTCCGCAAGGGCGACCGATTCCGGTGGTGGATTCCGGTGTACGCGCGGTTCGCGAGTTGTTTGCTTAA
- a CDS encoding DUF1549 domain-containing protein: MMQHILVATCLLPVMANLAAADGPVVLPAQVTLDGPHAGQRLIVEEMSGGKAFGDLTGQAKFSTADPKVATVDAQGRVQPVGDGETVIRAEVAGQTSEAKIVVRHYGRTEPWSFANDVQAVLTKTGCNMGSCHGAQSGKKGFKLALRGYDHEADYDTLTRRSRGRRVIPSDPARSLMLLKATGAIPHGGGTRFGTDSREYQIVSQWIAEGAMGPSEADTHVAELAVLPEQVTLKPGDAQQIVVLATYSDGTVRDVTQWAMYDTTEMGVAAVDQQGKVDVVGAGESAITVWFGSKVAVATISVPYDNKVDGQLFAQTSQVNFVDDLILEKLKTLRIPPSGQAGDGEFLRRVYLDTMGILPTVEETRAFLADESPGKRMRLIDQILQRSEYVDYWTYKWSDLLLVSSKQLDGAAVWAFYSWLRKCVEENKPWDQLARDVVTARGSTLDNGAANFFVLHKDPQQLTEATSLTFLGMSITCARCHDHPMERWTQDDYYGMANLFGRVRQKDGTVGGEIVVFPVTEGNVPHPRRLEVPIPQPLDGEPLAVDDPRDRRAHLADWLTAAENPYFARAIVNRVWANFMGRGLVQPVDDLRSTNPASNEKLLSALADDLREHNYDVKHLIRTILNSAAYQRSAEPVAGNEADDRFYSHFLLKRMPAEVMLDAFSQTTGVPTQFPGFPKGWRAQQLPDSNIVSYFLSAFGRPSREFVCTCERTEDPNVTQTLHLTNGKTLNDKLKSDDCVATTMTKEKLTDEQVIERVYLGALTRFPTEAEKAALLKAFAESSASAVDAKQAADEKVAVEQRQALIADFIWATLSSKEFLFIH, encoded by the coding sequence ATGATGCAACATATTCTCGTGGCGACTTGCCTGTTGCCGGTCATGGCCAACTTGGCGGCGGCGGACGGCCCTGTGGTTTTGCCGGCCCAGGTGACGTTGGATGGTCCGCATGCCGGGCAACGGTTGATTGTGGAAGAGATGAGCGGCGGGAAGGCGTTTGGTGATCTGACCGGACAAGCCAAGTTTTCCACCGCTGATCCCAAGGTCGCCACGGTCGATGCCCAAGGCCGCGTGCAACCAGTTGGCGATGGAGAAACGGTGATTCGTGCGGAAGTTGCCGGTCAGACTTCGGAGGCGAAAATCGTCGTGCGTCATTATGGGCGGACGGAGCCTTGGAGTTTTGCCAACGATGTCCAAGCTGTGCTGACCAAGACCGGTTGCAATATGGGGTCCTGTCACGGCGCGCAGTCGGGCAAGAAGGGATTCAAATTGGCGCTGCGGGGCTATGACCACGAGGCGGATTATGACACGTTGACGCGCCGCTCGCGGGGGCGGCGGGTGATTCCCAGTGATCCGGCGCGGAGTTTGATGTTGCTCAAAGCGACCGGCGCAATTCCCCACGGGGGCGGAACGCGCTTCGGAACCGACAGCAGGGAATATCAGATTGTCTCGCAATGGATCGCCGAAGGAGCGATGGGGCCCAGTGAAGCGGATACGCATGTGGCTGAACTGGCGGTGCTGCCCGAACAGGTCACGCTCAAACCGGGGGATGCGCAGCAAATTGTTGTGCTGGCAACCTACAGCGATGGCACTGTGCGCGATGTGACGCAATGGGCGATGTATGACACGACGGAAATGGGCGTTGCCGCTGTCGACCAACAAGGGAAAGTTGACGTGGTTGGGGCGGGGGAATCGGCCATCACGGTTTGGTTTGGCAGCAAGGTTGCCGTGGCGACAATCAGCGTGCCTTATGACAACAAAGTCGACGGACAACTTTTTGCGCAAACATCGCAAGTGAATTTTGTCGATGACTTGATTTTGGAAAAACTGAAGACGCTCCGCATTCCACCATCGGGACAAGCCGGTGACGGGGAATTTTTGCGGCGGGTGTATCTCGACACGATGGGCATTTTGCCGACTGTTGAAGAAACGCGAGCGTTTTTGGCGGACGAGTCACCCGGCAAGCGGATGCGGTTGATTGATCAGATTTTACAGCGATCGGAGTACGTCGATTATTGGACCTATAAGTGGTCCGATTTGTTATTGGTCAGCAGCAAACAACTGGACGGAGCAGCAGTTTGGGCGTTTTACAGTTGGTTGCGGAAATGCGTTGAAGAGAACAAACCGTGGGATCAACTGGCCCGGGACGTAGTGACGGCGCGGGGGAGCACGTTGGACAACGGAGCGGCGAACTTTTTTGTGTTGCACAAGGATCCGCAGCAACTGACCGAGGCGACGTCGTTGACGTTTTTAGGAATGTCGATCACCTGCGCGCGGTGTCACGATCATCCGATGGAACGTTGGACGCAGGATGATTATTACGGCATGGCCAATTTGTTCGGCCGTGTGCGACAAAAGGACGGGACTGTCGGCGGCGAGATTGTTGTGTTTCCCGTGACTGAGGGGAACGTTCCGCACCCGCGGCGTCTGGAAGTTCCCATTCCGCAACCGCTCGACGGTGAACCATTGGCGGTGGATGATCCGCGTGACCGCCGTGCGCATTTGGCGGACTGGTTGACGGCGGCAGAGAATCCGTATTTTGCGCGGGCCATCGTGAATCGAGTCTGGGCGAATTTCATGGGGCGGGGGTTGGTGCAACCAGTGGACGATTTGCGGTCAACGAATCCGGCCTCGAATGAAAAATTGCTGTCCGCCTTGGCCGATGACTTGCGGGAGCACAACTATGACGTGAAACATCTGATCCGCACCATTCTCAATTCGGCCGCTTATCAGCGCTCAGCGGAGCCGGTGGCGGGAAACGAAGCGGACGATCGTTTTTATTCGCACTTTTTGTTGAAGCGGATGCCGGCCGAGGTGATGCTGGATGCGTTTTCACAGACGACCGGTGTGCCGACCCAGTTTCCCGGGTTTCCCAAAGGTTGGCGGGCGCAACAGTTGCCCGATAGCAATATCGTCTCCTACTTCTTAAGCGCCTTTGGCCGCCCGTCACGGGAGTTCGTATGCACTTGCGAGCGAACCGAGGATCCGAATGTGACGCAGACGTTGCATTTGACCAACGGCAAGACGCTCAATGACAAGTTGAAGTCGGATGACTGTGTGGCAACGACGATGACCAAGGAGAAACTGACGGACGAGCAGGTCATCGAGCGGGTTTATTTGGGCGCATTGACGCGGTTTCCCACGGAAGCAGAAAAAGCGGCGTTGTTGAAAGCGTTTGCGGAGTCGTCCGCCAGCGCGGTTGATGCAAAGCAGGCGGCGGATGAAAAAGTGGCGGTAGAACAACGCCAAGCACTGATCGCCGATTTCATCTGGGCGACGCTGTCCAGCAAAGAGTTTTTGTTCATTCATTAG
- a CDS encoding PIG-L family deacetylase has product MTIELPEALDVVAVGAHPDDVEIACGGTLASLVRQGYRVGIIDLTDGEPTPRSPGPEVRLAEAREAAEILGVQVRETLDLPNRKLFDSFETRVALAKVFRRYRPRVVLGLAGKTPLASPDHWQAMQITDAAIFYSRLTKWDADFDHLPVHTISKQLWYPLGLSTLQFPESSGHFVVDISETIELKLKAIRAYRTQFPPEKDRVFRLVESQNQFYGASAGFEAGEMLLCATTLGVRDLLKTVLPDS; this is encoded by the coding sequence ATGACGATTGAACTTCCTGAAGCATTGGATGTCGTAGCTGTCGGTGCTCATCCGGACGATGTAGAAATTGCCTGCGGGGGAACCTTGGCGAGCTTGGTCCGCCAAGGGTATCGGGTAGGGATCATCGACTTGACCGACGGAGAGCCGACGCCGAGAAGCCCGGGGCCGGAAGTTCGGTTGGCTGAAGCGCGCGAGGCGGCGGAGATTTTGGGGGTGCAAGTTCGCGAGACATTGGACTTACCCAATCGCAAACTGTTCGACAGCTTCGAGACGCGGGTGGCCTTGGCCAAGGTCTTTCGCCGTTATCGACCGCGGGTCGTCTTGGGGTTGGCAGGCAAGACCCCGCTGGCGTCTCCGGACCACTGGCAGGCGATGCAAATCACCGATGCGGCGATATTCTATTCGCGACTGACCAAGTGGGATGCTGATTTCGATCACCTGCCGGTCCACACGATTTCTAAGCAATTGTGGTATCCACTGGGGCTTTCGACGTTGCAATTTCCGGAGAGTTCGGGGCATTTTGTAGTGGATATTAGTGAGACAATCGAGCTAAAATTGAAGGCGATCCGTGCCTATCGCACGCAATTTCCTCCGGAAAAGGATCGCGTTTTCCGCCTCGTCGAAAGCCAAAACCAGTTTTACGGGGCGAGCGCAGGGTTTGAGGCAGGAGAAATGTTGCTGTGTGCGACTACCTTAGGCGTACGGGACTTGTTAAAAACAGTACTGCCGGATTCGTAG